The Eleutherodactylus coqui strain aEleCoq1 chromosome 6, aEleCoq1.hap1, whole genome shotgun sequence genome window below encodes:
- the LOC136633113 gene encoding uncharacterized protein, giving the protein METWIQQSDSTSPAALSYDGLQFSHTPRSDDRCSGGVAIILSPNCTFQVIPSAPSLTFHSFEVHTLRLFRPLPLRVAVIYRPPGPTRLFLDHFAAWLPHFLSCEIPTLILGDFNIPTNDSSSSSDSRLLTLTSSLGLSLIFDSPTHRDGNTLDLVFLRLCSASHFTNSPLAFSDHNLLSFSIRHPSISPDPPIYRTCRNLQSVHTKQFAETIQSSPSPISRLPCPNLAAEYYHTTLSRALDEAAPPVTRAVKRRPRQPWLMSQTRFIRRCSRCAERLWRKSKLPADFLHFKFMLKTYNLALHHAKQVYFTSLVSSLSHNPKQLFETFHSLLSPKEQAPVTDLTAGELAAYFKEKIDNIQKEICESCMVSPDTSFISTAPSTYSLSTLEPTTDEVSRLLSTAPAHFLYSQTLP; this is encoded by the coding sequence atggaaacctggatacagcagtccgattctacctcccccgctgcattgtcctatgatggcctgcagttctcccacacccctagATCGGATGACAGATGCAGCGGAGGAGTAGCCATCATCCTCTCCccgaactgtaccttccaggtcattccctcagctccctcgcttaccttccactccttcgaagtccacaccctgcgactcttccgcccactgcctctgcgtgtcgcagttatttaccgccccccaggtcccacccgcctgttcctagaccactttgctgcctggctcccccacttcctatcctgtgaaatcccaaccctcatccttggcgatttcaacatccctactaacgactctagctcctcatctgactctcggcttttaacacttacctcctcccttggcttatctcTAATCtttgactcccccactcatagagatggtaacactctcgatttagttttcctccgtctctgctctgcttctcactttactaactccccacttgcattttcagatcacaaccttctctctttctccatcaggcaccctagcatctctcctgaccctcctatctatcgcacctgtaggaacctccagtctgtccacacgaaacagtttgccgaaactattcagtcctccccatcgcctatctctcgccttccctgccctaacctggcagccgaatactaccacaccaccctcagccgtgccctggatgaagcggcaccacccgtgacgcgagctgtcaaacgcagaccacggcaaccctggctcatgtcccaaacgcgcttcatccggcggtgctctaggtgcgccgagcggctgtggagaaagtcaaagctgcccgcagacttcctccacttcaaattcatgcttaaaacttataacctagcccttcaccatgccaaacaagtttatttcacctcccttgtctcctcactatcccataaccccAAACAACtgtttgagacctttcactccctcctcagccccaaggaacaggcccctgtaacagacctgactgctggagaactagctgcctactttaaagaaaaaatcgacaacattcaaAAAGAAATctgtgaaagctgcatggttagccccgataccagtttcatcagcactgcacccagcacctactcactatctacgctagaaccaacgacagatgaagtctccaggctcctttccactgcccctGCCCACTTTCTCTATTCTCAAACACTCCCATGA